In Bacteroidales bacterium, the DNA window TCGCGCATCCCCTCAATAAACAGTTTTGTAATCTGATTCGCACTTTTGTTCATAGCCATTCCCGAAAAAATACCCATCACCAGGAACAGGGTGGCAATTTCCTTTACGAACCAGCCATAGCCCATTACCCCTACGATCAGGTAAAAAATAGTAAAGAGCAGCATATTCAATATAAAGAAATGAACCGATTTACGGAGGGTCAGAATCCCTGAAACAGCAAACAGGCCGGCGAAAACAGGAAGAAACACAAAGGTATATTCCCTGTTGCCAATCCGCAGGGTGGACTGGGGTTCCAGGATGGCAAAGACCGTCATGCCGGCCAGCAGAACGATAAATGTGATCCAGGCCATGATGGGAGTATGGTATTCCATTTGTTCCAGATCAACTCCTTTTTTTTCCCTCCAGTAGCTGTCTGTTTCATAAACGTGGGAGGCTTCGGGTCTCTTCCTGATCCGCGCTGCGTAACGCAACACCCAGGCTATTCCTGTGAAATTTATGGCGAACCAGACAAAAAGTCTGTATTCAATTCCTGAAAAAAGAGGCAGGCTTGAAAGTCCCTGAGCGATGCCTATGGTAAAGGGATTCAGCAATGCTCCGGCAAATCCCAGCCCGGCTCCCACGAAGCACATGCTTAAACCAACAATGGAGTCGTAACCCATTGAAATAGAGAGGGGTACAAAAATGATTATAAAGGCAATAGTCTCTTCACTCATTCCAAAAGTTGCTCCAAAAATACTGAATATCAGCATAATCAGAGTGATGATCAGATTATCAACCCCCAGCCACCTGAAAAAGCTCCTCCGCTCCAGTCGCCTGCTTCGCTTCAGGAAGGACTGTATGCCTACGTCGATGGCTTTGCTGTCATTCATGATCCAGAAAGCCCCTCCAATGATCAGAATAAAAACAATGATATCCGCTTTACCGGCAAATCCGTCAAACAGAGCGCTGAATACCTGCCAGGTCTGGGGATGTTTCTCGGCTTCATGGAACGATCCTTCCACAATAACCTCCCGCATGGTTCCATTGACATTCACGTTTTCCCTTTCAAACTCGCCTCCCGGTAAGATCCAGGTTGACAATGCAGCTGCCGCGATAAAGGCAAATACAATCACGTAAGTATGAGGGATCACTTTTTTTCTGGCCATAAGCGCCTGTTTTAAGTTTACAAA includes these proteins:
- a CDS encoding AbgT family transporter; its protein translation is MARKKVIPHTYVIVFAFIAAAALSTWILPGGEFERENVNVNGTMREVIVEGSFHEAEKHPQTWQVFSALFDGFAGKADIIVFILIIGGAFWIMNDSKAIDVGIQSFLKRSRRLERRSFFRWLGVDNLIITLIMLIFSIFGATFGMSEETIAFIIIFVPLSISMGYDSIVGLSMCFVGAGLGFAGALLNPFTIGIAQGLSSLPLFSGIEYRLFVWFAINFTGIAWVLRYAARIRKRPEASHVYETDSYWREKKGVDLEQMEYHTPIMAWITFIVLLAGMTVFAILEPQSTLRIGNREYTFVFLPVFAGLFAVSGILTLRKSVHFFILNMLLFTIFYLIVGVMGYGWFVKEIATLFLVMGIFSGMAMNKSANQITKLFIEGMRDILSAAVVVGLAGGILVILEDGKVIDSMLYNIARSMQEFGRLASVSMMYMIQTLINIVIPSGSAKAALTMPIMSQFSDLIGVSRQATVMAFQLGDGFTNMITPTSPVLIGVLGVAKIPYEKWLKWVLPFMAILIVLGWLLLIPTVTMDLNGF